Within the Oncorhynchus masou masou isolate Uvic2021 chromosome 1, UVic_Omas_1.1, whole genome shotgun sequence genome, the region AAACcatgaagcgctatgatgaaactgcctctcatgaggaccgctacaggaaaggaagacccagagttaccactgctgcagaggatatgttcattagagttaattgcacctcagattgcaacccaaataaattcTACAATAACaagcacatctcaacatcaactgttcaggggggactgcgtgaatcaggtcttcatgggcgaattgctgcaaagaaaccactactaaacaccaacaagaagaagagtcttacttgggccaagaaacatgaacaaTTGACATTAgactgtcctttggtctgatgagtccagatGTTTGATTTTTGGTTcgaaccgccatgtctttgtgagacacagagtaggtgaacggattatctctaaatgtgtggttcccaccgtgaagcatagaggattaggtgtgatggtgtgggagtgctttgctggtgacactgtcagtgatttattttgaattcaaggcaatcttaaccagcatggccaccacagcattctgcagcaaataaccatcccatcttgtttgcgctaatcgggactatcatttgtttttcaacatgacaatgacccaacacacctccaggctgtgtaagggctatttgaccaagaaggagactgatggagggctgcatcagatgacctggcctccaaaatcacTCAACCTCacaccaattgagatggtttgggatgagttggacagcagagtgaagaaaaagcagccaacaagcactccgcatatgtgggaactaaCTCAAGATGGTttgaaaagtattccaggtgaagctggttgagagaatgtcaagagtgttcaaagctgtcatcaaggcaaagggtggctactttgaagaatctcaaatgtagcatatatggctactttgaagaatctcaaatgtagcatatattttgatttgttcaacacttactacatgattccatgtgttatttaatagttttgatgtcttcactattattctacaacgtcaGTTTTcagttaggtcagttaggatcaccactttattttaagaatgtgaaatgtcagaataatagaattatttatttcagcttttattttttttccatcatattcccagtgggtcagacgtttacatatactcaattagtgtttggtatcattacctttaaactgtttaacttgcGTCAAACTTtttgggtaaccttccacaagcttcccacaatatgttgggtgcattttggcacattcctcctgacagatttggtgtaaccgagtcaggtttttaggcctccttgctcgcacatgctttttcagttctgcccacaaattttctataggtttgaggtcagggctttgtgatggccactccaataccttgactttgttgtccttgagccattttgccacaactttggaagtatgcttgcggtcatagtccatttggaagacccatttgccaccaagctttaacgtcctgactgatgtcttgagatgttgcttcaatatatccacataattttcatccctcatgatgccatctgttttgtgaattgcaccagtccctcctgcagcaaagcacccccacaacatgatgctgccacccccgtgcttcatagttgggatggtgttcttcggcttgcaagcttccccatttttcctccaaacataacaatggtcattatggccaaacagttctatttttgtttcatcagaccagaagacttttctccaaaaagtacgatctttgtccccatgtgcagttgcaaactgtagtctggcttttttttatggcggttttggagcagtggcttcttctttgctgagaagcctttcaggttatatcgatataggactcattttactgtggatatagatcattttgtacctgtttcctgcagcatcttcacaaggtccattgctggtgttctgggattgatttgcactttttgcaccaaagtacgttcatctctaggagacagaacgtgtctccttcctgagcggtttgacggctgcgtggtcccatggtgtttatacttgcgtactattgtttgtacagatgaacgtggtaccttcaggtgtttggaaattgctcccatggatgaaccagacatgtggaggtctgcACTTTTTTAGGagctttgctgatttcttttgattttcccatgatgtcaagcaaagaggcactgagtttgaagataggccttgaaatacatccacaggtacacctccaattgactcaaattatgttagtaagcctatcagaagcttctcaatcatgacatcatttcctggaatttttcaagctgtttaaaggcacagtcaacttagtttaagtaaacttctgacccactggaattgtgatactgtgaatacctcctgaaataatctgtctgtaaacaactgttggaaaatgacttgtgtcatacacaaagtagatgtcctatccgaattgccaaaactatagtttgttaacaagaaacaagatatatataattatatactacatgatcaaaagtatgtggatacctgctcttcgaacatctcattccagaatCATAGGCATGAATTTGGAGTTGGTTcaccctttgctgctgtaacagcctccactcttctgggaagcctttccactagatgttggaaaattgctcTGGGtacttacttccattcagccacaagagcattagtgtggtcgggcactgatgttgggcgattacgaacagttattgtgctaaaattgcttccagaggcagtttggaacttggtagtaaTTGTTGCAtacgaggacagaccatttttactcACTAGTGGCTTCAGCACTCTGCAGTCCAGTTATgttagcttgtgtggcctaccacttcacatcTGAGCCATTGTTACTccaagacatttccacttcacaataacagcacttatagctCATCGGACCAGCTCGAGCAGGGccgaaatttgacgaactgacttgttggaatggtgccacgttgaaaatcaCTGAGATCTTCTGCCAtgccattccactgccaatgtttgtctatggtgaTTGCATGGCCGTGTGCTTAATTTTATGCACCTGTCATCAACagttgtggctgaaataaccgaatccactcatttgaaggggtttccacatacttttgtatatatacagtatatgtagtGCATtctgaaattattcagaccccttcacttttcccacattttattacgttccagccttattctCTAATTGATTAGATTGTTTTTTTTCACCCTCaccagtctacacacaataccccataatgacaaagaacaAACTGTTTCTTAGAAATGTTGCTAATTTATAATATGTAAAatgtaatatcacatttacttaattattcagaccctttgctcagtactttgttgaagcacatttggcagcgattacagcctcgagtcttcttgggtatgacgctacaagcttggcacatttgtatttggggagtttctcccattcttctttgcagatcctctcaagctctgtcaggttggatggggagcgtcgctccatggctattttcaggtctcttcacaGATGTTCGCCTGAgttcaagtccggcctctggctgggctGCTCAAGGaaattcaaagacttgtcccgaagccactcctgtgttgtcttggctgtgtgcttagggtcattgtcatgttgggaggtgaacctttgtcccagtctgaggtcctgagcactctggagcagatcaaagatctttctgtacttttctccgtccatctttccctcgatcctgacaagtctcccgtcacagccattgaactctgtagctgtttgAAAAACACCAATGGCCTCACGGTGACATCACTGAACAGTTTCCATCTTGTCCTGCAGCTTACTCCAGAAGGACAACTGTGTCTTTGTTGTGTTTGGGTGGTTTAATACGTCATCCACAGCAtcattattaacttgaccatgcttaaagtgatattcaatgtctgatctGTCATGGTCAAcaatctaccaatcactgcccagtctttcaaaagctccctggtctttgtaattGAAATTCAATACTGAGGGACCTTGCAGATAATTTATGTATGGGGGTCAGAGGAAGggatagtcattcaaaaatcatgtcaaacCATATTATTTCACACAGTGAGTCGATGTAATTTATTATGTGATTTTGCCAAAACAAAAGAGGTGAATACTTTTGAAACAACTGTATTTTAGTTATTTCATTTGTAGGCCTATTCATTTGTTAACCTTTGTAGAATattcttttcactttgacatgATGGAGTATCtatgatacccactgtatatatacaccttCCCTCACTCTCCATAGTCTGACTATAGACATATATGTCCCAGCATGTATcatttgtgtttatttattaaggTAAGATGAACTAATCAATACCTCCCCTTAAGAAACACTGCCCTGTAAGCAATATAATTCCATATAACTGGTGTTGTACTCTACAAGCATCATCAAATGTATTATTTGTTAAAAGAAAGCATTATATTATTCAATGACAATGAAACTGTCAGTGTAATTTATCATTCACTTTAAAAAGGACAAATCACTGGTCAGAATTACATGCTACTGAGGGTCTGACTGGAGATtgatgagaaacacacacaaactcccgtATTCTCGCCCTATATCACTAGGTGTCACTGTTGCACTTTAACTTACCTGCTCCATGCTGCTGTCGGAGGATGGCCGCATTGCCGGGCCTCGGAGAAGCTGAGGACTTTGCTGCGGAGGCAGTGGTCGTCGTGCTGGCGGGGAGGGGGCCATGTCCTGCTGGAGGAGGCACGCGAGGCTTTCCCTGACCCGGCTCAGAGGTAGCCCGCCCCCCTGCCACCGCGTCCTTGCTGTTCCTCAGTGGCCACCTATTCTGGATGTGGGACACGGCCTCCTCGGCCACCATGCCATCACGCGGAGTCACCCGGAGGGTGGCTTGAACCTTGTATTCCTGAGTCTCGTCGGAGTACAAGTCGGAAACTCGGCACTCGTACACCCCCTCGTCCTCCTTCCGCACCTTGGACAGACTAAGCCTGTGAGATATGGCGCTGCCCTGCACCCTCACAGTCTACAAAGAGAAACAGAAAAGGAGAAATTGCTACATATACAATATAACCTGTTGGTTTCAACAATAAATATGTCTATATCAAAGTAGGCTAGGCCGGCCACTCATTAGACTATTGCCACATATGTATCACGCGATGAGGGCATATGCGTTTGATAGCCTAAAGCCCTATTATCCAAAAATTCAAAAAGGTTTGGAGATTTAATGCTGCCTGTTGTTTGGCAAGTGTCTGAATACATTTCAAAACAAGATGAGGCTATATTTATATTCTAAAGGCGACATGATAATGGTGAGCCAGCCAGGTTGGAGACAACTGTACAAAATGGAGTCCTAAGTCTAGAAAAGAAATGCTTGGAAAGATTC harbors:
- the LOC135557586 gene encoding V-set and transmembrane domain-containing protein 2B-like, which translates into the protein MEKRGLNGVLYYLILNAPLFFCVNATFTEVPKDASVSEGEDVEMPCAFRAIGSSPFSLEIQWWYLKETTPKEHVHELQISAPANRAKVTQKDATKISTVRVQGSAISHRLSLSKVRKEDEGVYECRVSDLYSDETQEYKVQATLRVTPRDGMVAEEAVSHIQNRWPLRNSKDAVAGGRATSEPGQGKPRVPPPAGHGPLPASTTTTASAAKSSASPRPGNAAILRQQHGAGSGAITTTDPFLFITLLILHKLLPFLFAQ